One part of the Rutidosis leptorrhynchoides isolate AG116_Rl617_1_P2 chromosome 1, CSIRO_AGI_Rlap_v1, whole genome shotgun sequence genome encodes these proteins:
- the LOC139884888 gene encoding large ribosomal subunit protein bL19cy-like — MASIVLPQALYMKPTTNVIKFQQKKLGVSSFLPPFNSASISTVSSRFQQKNRNWISSFVVRAEAESEADNVAAESTNDAEEEEEEVGEVAVAVAEKVPKKPIIKLGDIMGILNKQAVEASETSRPLPDLRTGDIIEIKLEVPENRRRLSIYKGIIISRQNAGIHTTIRIRRIIAGVGVEIVFPIYSPNIKEITVVKHRKVRRARLYYLRDKLPRLSTFK; from the exons ATGGCTTCTATTGTTCTTCCTCAG GCACTGTATATGAAACCAACAACAAATGTAATAAAATTTCAACAAAAGAAACTTGGGGTTTCATCCTTTTTACCCCCATTCAACTCGGCTTCAATATCCACTGTCTCCTCAAGATTTCAACAAAAGAATCGTAATTGGATTTCATCATTTGTGGTAAGAGCAGAGGCAGAAAGTGAGGCTGATAATGTTGCAGCTGAATCTACAAATGatgctgaagaagaagaagaagaagtagggGAAGTGGCGGTGGCAGTTGCAGAAAAAGTACCTAAGAAACCAATTATTAAGCTTGGAGATATTATGGGG AttttgaacaagcaagcagttgaAGCTTCAGAAACTTCAAGGCCACTACCGGACCTTCGAACTGGAGATATCATTGAAATTAAATTG GAAGTACCGGAAAATAGGCGTAGATTGTCTATTTACAAGGGCATAATAATCTCGAGGCAAAACGCTGGCATTCACACCACCATTCGTATTCGAAGGATCATTGCTGGAGTTGGAGTTGAAATTGTGTTCCCTAT ATACTCTCCCAACATTAAAGAAATAACGGTGGTGAAGCACCGGAAAGTTAGAAGAGCCAGGTTGTATTACTTGCGAGATAAGCTTCCCAGGCTCTCTACTTTCAAATGA